A window of Tripterygium wilfordii isolate XIE 37 chromosome 7, ASM1340144v1, whole genome shotgun sequence contains these coding sequences:
- the LOC120002340 gene encoding uncharacterized protein LOC120002340, giving the protein MGMKVATTCFQWLQPVLPHSSSSSQALASAISSPSSKRRCRSEGGATLLCLYVQRLDRSALFGSPSSKLRRSRSYEYRKSGVRTMRRACSASLDAFSDEEFSKKIHEQALRFQFSDVDDNDNGNNASVDDESDVVSDTRDNHDNSLDSSEFIDNNTSINFVQNGTEFPLDSMEAPYWPERDYIIPVSIERKANSVDLPLSLRMIKKKMQWQEGFREAGESAYCSVKKAFSSMVFIIRELHSYTLQMREVLFYEDLQGILGRVQKEMHASFVWLFQQVFSHTPTLMVYVMILLANFSVHSMASYNAIAAALPLTSTGTATASVIEEVLDQRSQKFDSSAIKSFSVSSSSGKTTSIGGNNGGGGKIRSAANGTDGDGKFDRSDHYRTIVPDGASQVSSPGTTGEEESISGQDRIEEELKLWNSIVEEASRMQTSVKDEGLDHETMQRLVSPVNSKIEPDDFVDFFKTDLLYRSQLTLDPNNPLLLSNYAQFLFTVAHDYDRAEEYFKKATAIEPPDAEAYSKYAFFLWKVKSDLWAAEETFLEAIDADPNNAYYPANYAHFLWNTGADDTCFPLSPPDTAQEA; this is encoded by the exons ATGGGGATGAAAGTAGCTACGACGTGTTTTCAATGGCTGCAGCCGGTGCTCCCtcattcatcttcttcctcacaaGCGCTAGCCTCCGCAATTTCGTCTCCTTCATCCAAACGACGGTGCCGCAGCGAAGGAGGAGCTACTCTCTTGTGCCTGTACGTGCAGAGACTGGACCGATCGGCTCTGTTTGGTTCCCCGTCATCGAAGCTCCGCAGATCTCGGTCTTACGAGTACCGCAAGTCCGGTGTTCGAACTATGAGGAGAGCTTGCAGTGCTAGCTTGGACGCCTTCTCAGACGAAGAATTCTCCAAGAAGATTCATGAACAAGCACTTAGGTTCCAATTCTCCGACGTCGACGACAACGATAACGGTAACAACGCTTCCGTGGATGATGAATCGGATGTAGTTTCTGATACTAGAGATAATCACGACAACAGCTTAGATTCCTCAGAGTTTATTGATAACAACACTAGCATCAACTTTGTACAGAATGGTACGGAATTCCCTCTGGATTCTATGGAGGCGCCGTATTGGCCggagagggattatattataCCGGTGAGTATTGAAAGGAAGGCAAATAGCGTCGATCTTCCACTTTCACTCCgaatgataaaaaagaagatgCAATGGCAAGAAGGTTTTAGAGAAGCAGGGGAATCAGCTTATTGTTCTGTTAAAAAGGCCTTCTCATCCATGGTGTTTATAATCAGAGAGCTCCACAGCTACACATTACAGATGAGGGAGGTTCTGTTTTACGAGGATTTGCAGGGGATTCTAGGTCGCGTACAGAAGGAAATGCACGCTTCCTTCGTGTGGCTATTCCAACAAGTGTTCTCACATACACCGACTCTCATGGTGTATGTGATGATTCTACTGGCAAACTTCTCTGTACATTCCATGGCGAGTTACAATGCCATCGCAGCTGCTCTGCCTCTCACATCTACTGGAACGGCAACAGCGTCAGTGATAGAGGAAGTACTGGACCAGAGGAGTCAAAAATTTGATTCTTCAGCGATCAAGTCTTTTTCAGTCTCGTCTTCAAGTGGAAAGACAACTTCCATAGGGGGTAACAACGGCGGTGGTGGCAAGATCCGTTCTGCAGCGAATGGCACTGACGGTGATGGTAAGTTTGACAGGTCGGACCATTACAGAACAATTGTCCCCGATGGAGCTTCACAGGTGTCCTCCCCTGGTACTACAGGGGAAGAAGAGTCCATTTCAGGGCAAGACAGGATAGAAGAAGAGTTGAAATTATGGAATTCCATAGTTGAAGAAGCGTCAAGAATGCAAACTTCAGTGAAAGATGAAGGTCTGGATCACGAGACCATGCAGAGATTAGTCTCCCCTGTAAATTCAAAGATTGAACCAGATGATTTTGTGGATTTCTTCAAAACAGACTTGTTATATCGATCACAGTTGACTCTGGATCCTAATAACCCTCTTCTCCTCTCCAATTACGCTCAATTTCTCTTCACTGTTGCCCATGACTACGACAG GGCAGAGGAGTACTTTAAGAAAGCTACAGCTATAGAGCCACCGGACGCGGAGGCGTACAGCAAGTACGCATTCTTCCTGTGGAAAGTAAAGAGTGATTTGTGGGCAGCCGAAGAGACCTTCTTAGAAGCCATTGATGCAGATCCTAACAATGCTTATTATCCTGCTAATTATGCACATTTCTTATGGAACACTGGTGCGGATGACACGTGCTTTCCTCTCAGCCCTCCTGATACTGCCCAAGAAGCCTAG
- the LOC120001712 gene encoding uncharacterized protein LOC120001712: MASVGTLFNKFLSIFLLLLHLGCFYIETKDRQRRTKVSPRSSSCISPSRFKPRKAISSSWTFIKHLLSAKTCTQNHPASPTQTSARSSQLSIVSMVPLEIHLSDPTPRQKPAGSCQESDISADNPFFPLRNDIFPCTACGEIFNKPPLLEQHQAIKHAVTELVDGDSGNNIVRIIFQTGWISGNEKSPEIHRILKIHNSSKILSRFEEYREVVKVKAARNGAVRKRDERCIADGNELLRFSCSTFMCDLGLNGDSSLCSQQYCTVCGIIKSGFSPKMDGISTLSTSWRAHGSIPEDIEEEFKFMNVKRAMLVCRVVAGIVGCESDDVDKEDGGFDSVVGRSGSGAHSRVDEEELLVFNPRAVLPCFVIVYTA, encoded by the coding sequence ATGGCGAGTGTAGGTACTTTGTTCAACAAGTTTCTCTCaatctttctcctcctccttcatctGGGCTGCTTCTATATCGAAACCAAGGATCGCCAACGCCGAACTAAGGTCTCTCCTCGCTCTTCCTCATGCATCTCCCCATCTCGTTTTAAACCCCGTAAagcaatttcttcttcttggacTTTTATCAAACACCTTCTCTCCGCAAAAACATGCACTCAAAATCACCCCGCATCACCGACGCAAACCTCCGCAAGATCGTCTCAGCTGTCAATTGTCTCCATGGTCCCACTGGAGATCCATTTATCCGATCCTACTCCGCGTCAAAAACCGGCCGGGTCATGCCAAGAATCCGATATATCCGCCGATAACCCGTTCTTTCCTCTTCGAAACGACATCTTTCCATGCACAGCATGTGGAGAAATCTTCAATAAACCGCCCCTTCTAGAACAACACCAAGCGATCAAACACGCTGTGACAGAGCTCGTCGACGGAGATTCGGGTAACAACATAGTCAGAATTATATTCCAAACGGGTTGGATTTCGGGTAACGAAAAAAGTCCGGAGATTCATCGGATTTTGAAGATCCACAACAGTTCAAAGATACTGTCGAGATTTGAAGAATACAGGGAGGTCGTCAAAGTCAAAGCCGCGCGAAACGGCGCCGTTAGAAAGAGAGACGAGAGGTGCATCGCGGACGGTAATGAGCTCTTGAGGTTCTCGTGTTCGACTTTCATGTGTGACTTGGGACTTAACGGTGACTCCAGCCTTTGTAGCCAGCAATACTGTACCGTATGCGGGATAATCAAGTCGGGATTCTCACCCAAGATGGACGGAATCTCCACGCTTTCTACTAGCTGGAGAGCGCACGGGTCGATCCCAGAGGATATCGAGGAGGAGTTCAAGTTCATGAATGTGAAGCGAGCCATGTTGGTCTGTCGAGTGGTGGCGGGTATTGTCGGCTGTGAGTCGGATGACGTGGACAAGGAGGATGGCGGGTTTGACTCCGTCGTGGGACGAAGTGGCAGTGGGGCCCATTCCAGGGTTGATGAGGAGGAACTTCTTGTGTTTAATCCTAGGGCTGTGCTTCCTTGCTTTGTGATTGTGTATACCGCGTGA